In the Ipomoea triloba cultivar NCNSP0323 chromosome 6, ASM357664v1 genome, one interval contains:
- the LOC116021824 gene encoding uncharacterized protein LOC116021824 yields the protein MPTFTSIALENLLEPRVRDSYKKPLDSNQIATTLSNRGEEEERVDGAENAKPQAPNHIYISPALYITPEPAPIPDTLSASISPSPYVANRKRRSGGGLASRKIDGFEVSGRKGGEQGEKKGDEVEYEESDLTFQCIGDVDAELAEDDLFGTTEVGGDRIEGLEARNEECLDPKCDVSIFGSASEARGLDCQSFASAQGDFFDASEEFSDGSVSSVPSFIIAMESELQTTKLQLLQEIDKRKAAEDDLNMMCSQWQRISNVLSEAGLTLPLPSAVIGGMQIEPAAIENLLQEVIVARFVAEAIGKGQSRAEAELATEAILESKNQEISRLRDRLLYYETANREMSERNQEIIDAARKQRQRRRTQQKWLWSCVGLSAIIGISVAAYSYLPQLSNNQLTSSAGDSTAVDTHLSS from the exons ATGCCGACTTTCACAAGTATCGCGCTAGAGAATCTACTCGAACCACGCGTTCGAGATTCGTACAAGAAGCCCTTGGATTCCAACCAAATTGCGACTACACTTAGCAACCGCGGTGAAGAGGAGGAGAGGGTAGACGGGGCGGAGAACGCGAAGCCTCAAGCTCCGAATCACATATACATATCTCCGGCTCTGTACATAACTCCGGAACCGGCTCCCATTCCCGACACGCTCTCCGCGTCGATTTCGCCCTCGCCGTACGTGGCCAATCGCAAGCGGCGCAGCGGAGGGGGTTTGGCGAGCCGGAAAATCGACGGATTTGAGGTTTCCGGGAGGAAGGGAGGGGAGCAGGGGGAGAAGAAGGGCGACGAAGTCGAATACGAAGAGAGTGATTTGACTTTTCAGTGCATTGGTGATGTGGACGCGGAATTGGCGGAGGATGATTTGTTTGGGACTACGGAGGTGGGTGGAGATAGAATCGAGGGGCTCGAGGCGAGAAACGAAGAGTGTTTGGATCCGAAGTGTGATGTGTCGATTTTCGGAAGTGCGAGTGAGGCGAGAGGACTTGATTGCCAGAGCTTTGCGTCTGCTCAAGGAGACTTTTTTGATGCAAGTGAAG AGTTCTCTGATGGGTCTGTTTCAAGTGTACCTTCCTTTATCATTGCTATGGAATCGGAACTGCAAACCACAAAGCTCCAACTCCTCCAGGAAATTGATAAAAGAAAGGCTGCTGAAGATGATCTTAATATGATGTGCAGCCAGTGGCAGAGAATCAGTAACGTTCTATCCGAGGCAGGCTTAACGCTCCCTTTGCCATCAGCTGTCATTGGTGGTATGCAGATTGAGCCTGCAGCAATTGAGAACCTTTTGCAGGAAGTAATTGTTGCTAGATTTGTTGCTGAAGCAATTGGAAAAGGTCAATCACGTGCTGAAGCTGAGCTAGCTACAGAGGCAATCCTTGAATCAAAAAACCAGGAAATCTCTCGGCTGCGAGATAGGTTATTGTATTATGAGACTGCTAATCGGGAAATGTCAGAGAGGAATCAGGAAATCATTG ATGCAGCAAGAAAGCAAAGACAACGGAGGAGGACTCAACAGAAGTGGCTATGGAGTTGTGTGGGACTTTCTGCCATCATTGGCATTTCTGTGGCTGCCTACTCTTACCTGCCGCAACTAAGTAACAACCAACTAACATCAAGTGCTGGAGATTCAACAGCAGTTGATACTCACCTAAGCTCTTAG
- the LOC116021596 gene encoding transmembrane protein 64-like — protein sequence MPDSAEDLERKHSNSGSQVKDDSEYVRLVVNDEPRITEPYILQSPVETRKRAIKWWSKALMWCFICIVALLIFIKWGVPFLFEKVLIPILRWESTAFGRPVLALILVASLALFPVFLIPSGPSMWLAGMIFGYGLGFVIIMVGTTIGMLLPYLIGLLFRDRIHQWLKKWPQQAAVIRLAGEGSSWHQFQVVALFRISPFPYTIFNYAVVVTSMRFWPYLWGSIAGMIPEAFLYIYSGRLIRTFADVKYGNHHLTPVEIIANVISFIVAIITTVVFTVYAKRKLNEQATLGAQGSTSSHDKFEMQKLPPEKPKHGYISSL from the exons ATGCCAGATTCAGCTGAGGATTTAGAAAGAAAGCACTCAAATAGTGGGAGCCAAGTAAAAGATGACAGTGAATATGTCAGGCTAGTTGTAAATGATGAACCAAGAATTACGGAACCATATATATTGCAATCACCCGTGGAAACCAGAAAAAGAGCCATAAAATGGTGGTCCAAGGCACTAATGTGGTGCTTTATATGTATAGTAGCTCTCTTAATCTTCATAAAGTGGGGAGTTCCTTTTCTATTCGAGAAG GTACTGATTCCAATCTTACGATGGGAATCCACAGCATTTGGCCGTCCAGTGCTGGCACTTATCCTCGTAGCTTCTCTGGCGTTATTCCCAGTCTTCCTGATTCCTTCTGGCCCTTCTATGTGGTTAGCTGGAATGATCTTTGGATATGGTCTTGGCTTTGTCATAATCATGGTTGGAACAACCATTGGCATGCTCCTTCCTTACTTGATTGGCTTGCTCTTCCGAGACAGGATCCAT CAATGGCTAAAAAAATGGCCTCAGCAAGCCGCTGTTATTAGATTGGCTGGAGAGGGGAGTTCGTGGCACCAATTTCAAGTCGTTGCATTGTTTCGAATTTCGCCTTTTCCGTATACCATCTTTAATTATGCTGTAGTTGTAACCAGCATGAGATTCTGGCCGTATTTGTGGGGGTCAATTGCAGGAATGATTCCCGAAGCCTTCCTCTACATCTACAG TGGCCGTCTTATAAGGACATTTGCTGACGTCAAATATGGAAACCATCATCTAACTCCCGTGGAGATCATCGCGAATGTTATCTCCTTCATTGTCGCAATCATCACCACAGTCGTTTTTACAGTATACGCTAAGAGAAAGCTGAATGAGCAGGCGACATTGGGTGCCCAAGGCTCGACCTCCAGCCACGACAAATTCGAGATGCAAAAACTTCCCCCAGAAAAGCCTAAGCATGGTTATATCTCATCCTTGTAG